In Deltaproteobacteria bacterium, the genomic stretch GCATGGCCTCGTGAATCAGCGTGTGCCGCGTCAGGCGGTCCTGAAATTCCGAGAGCTGCGCTTCGGTCGGCAATTCGCCCCAGATCAGCAGGTACGCGACCTCGAGGAAGCTCGATTTCTCGGCGAGCTGCTCGATCGGATAGCCGCGATAACGCAGGATGCCCGCCTCTCCATCGATGTAGGTGATCTCGCTCTTGCACGAGCCGGTGTTTGCGTAGCCGTCATCGAGCGTGATCGCGCCGGTCTTGGAACGAAGGGTCGAAACGTCGATGGCGAGTTCGCCCTCGGTCCCCACCAACAAGGGCAGTTCGTAGGCCTTGCCCCGAATGGTCAGTTGAACTTTCCCGCGCGCGGTCATGTCGTCCTCCACCCGAACTTCCGCTCGGGGATCGATGTGATGCGAGCCTCCGTAAAGGCTGCGCGACCCGGAAACACGATCAAATCGGGCGATGCGACATCGGCTCGAAAGAGCGTCGAAAGCCACATTGCCCGGAAAGGAGTGAGTTTAGGTCCGCAAGCGATTTTACGCAAGATAATCACGGGTTATCGTGGAAATTTCGCGGCTGACCGGGATTCGCGGGCATCCGGCCCACGGGCGTGTCCCCGCGGCGAGGATGCGAAATCCGATCGGTCGGTCGATGATATTCAGCGCAGGTGCAGATGTTCAGTACAGGCACAGATGTTCAGCGCAGGCGCACGATCGCCACGGCGAACGCCGCCCATCCGGCAATGAGGGCGACGCCACCGATCGGCGTGATCGCGCCGAGCCAGCGCGCTCCGGTGAGCGTCATGGCGTAGAGCGTGCCGGAGAAGATCGCAACGCCCGCGATCCATAGCCAGGCGGCGACGCCCGCCGCGCCGCCCGGATGCCGATCGGCGAAGAGGCCGAGTCCGATGAGCGCGATGGCGTGATACATGTGATAGCGGACGGCGGTCTCCCAGATCTGGAGCATCTCGGCGGTG encodes the following:
- a CDS encoding DUF423 domain-containing protein, with translation MLLAGAVLGGFGVGLGAFGAHGLKKIATAEMLQIWETAVRYHMYHAIALIGLGLFADRHPGGAAGVAAWLWIAGVAIFSGTLYAMTLTGARWLGAITPIGGVALIAGWAAFAVAIVRLR